The DNA region CAGTAGGCATCGCTTCGTTTGCGGACTCGCTGGGCCCTGCCTTGTCATCCGGCGCATCGACGGGGGCGCTCTGTTGCTCCTGCTTGGGCTGGGCGTTTGCAGCCGCCAGACTCACGGTCTGCGCATCCGGCGAAGAGTTCTCTTTCTCTGCGGGCGCGTCCTCATCGCGCTCATCCTGGCGTCGCGCCTCGATCGGCTCATCCCGTCGGCTTCGTTCCGGCTTGCTAGCCTCATGAGACGCGTCAGCGCGACGCCCTGACCGCGAGGCCCGATGCGCGTCCTGCGCTTCTTTGGAACCGGAATTGTGCTGGTGATGGGCGGCGATGGCGCCGTCAGCCCGTTCGCGGCCACGGTTCGCCCCGGCTTTCGCCTGTTCCAACACCCTGCCGAAGCCGCTTTGCTGTAGCGACTCGTCTGGAGTATCGACGCGGGCATTGAAGTCAGGAAGAGGCAAACGTGTCTGTTGGACCGATGTCGTGACTGCCTGCTGTGATGTTGGTGTCATGGTATCGCACTCTCTCGATGAACGATTTCAGCTCTTCACCGGAGAGACTTTACAAACGGCGTGCCAACGGCCCTCGAACGAAATCCTGCCGTCAGTCGCCTGTTTGAAAACGAACAAGATCGGAGCATAGAGCGAGAGGAAGATTCTGCAGGGAGTCGGCGGCAAAACTTGCCGTGCCGCACGTGAGATGGGAACGATCAGGGAGCGTTGAGCAACTGTTCGGTGAGATGTGCGGCGCGTTCCGGCCGCACAGCGGCCAGAATCGCCCCGGCCGACTTGCCTTTCAGGAGACGGAGAAGTTCGATAGCCTTGCGCTCCGGCATGCGCTCGATACGCGATGCGGCCTCTTCCGGCGGCATTGCCTCGTAGATTTTCGCGAGCTGAGCCTGGCTCACATTGCGGGTATCCGCCGCGACCTTCTCTTCCTTGGCCTTACGGTCGGCCTCGACCTTGGCAGCGGCTTCGCTGCGCCGCTTCTGACCCTCGGCCGTCTTCTCGTACCGCGTCACGATTTGTTCGAGCTCGGCTTTGAGTTCGAGAAGGTGGGTCTCCGCGCCACGCAATGCCGCCTCCCGTTTATCGAGTACACGCCTGCGCTGTTCGAGCATGTCCAGGATCTCACGGGGAGCCGACGTGGCGGGACCATGGATGGCCGGCGCCTCTGTGCCGTGCGCGCCGCCCTCCTTCGGAGTCGCATTCGACTCCCCTTGGCCGGAATCACCCGCCCCGCCTTCAATCGGCTTGCCACCGGTGGCGGCGGATTCTGAGCCTGATGCTTGAGGCAATGGGTTGAGCATGCCAGCCAGCGAGAACAGCGCCGCAGCAAGAACCCCTGCCCTGCCCCGCATCATCCCTGCGTGCCTTCTCTGACCGGTCGCTAGCTCTGACACTTCACTCGCCATGATCCTGAGTCCCCTACCTCGCGGCCTTCCGTCCCCAACTCCGATCGTCGATCAACCGCTGGTCAGCCTGGTCGATTCGACGGCGCAAGTCTCGCAACGCCCGCTCGTGCAAAATATCAAGCTTCTTTCTGTACCGAGAGGCTTCGAGCACCTCGTCCCGCTTCGTCATCCACCGCCCATGCATCACCGCCCGGGCCTGCTCCGCAGCGGCTTTGGCCGACAAGGAGGCGTCCATATCCCCCAAACGACCGCTCAACTCATCGACCGTGCTTCCGCTCCGGGCTTGAGAAAGATAGCGTTCGGCCGCCTCGTCAGCCCGCCGACCTTGCAACGCAACATGTTCTTCAGCCGTCCTGAGCGCCTCCGCGAGCTCGGCCAATTCCAGTTTCGCCACCTGCTCGACTTGAAGGGCGTAGGCCCGCAGCACGTCCACTTTCATTGGATCTTCTGAGCCAACTGGAGCAGCTCTTCCACCGACTTCGCATAGCCGACGGGCTGCTGGATCTCCTGCCGGAGAAACTGGGTGATATCGTCGTGTGCCGCCACGGCCTTGTCCAACTCCTTGCTCGTCCCGGGTTTGTAGGCACCCAACGTGATCAGATCCTCAGATCGTCGATACAACGCCGTCCGTTCCACCACCAGCCGCGCTGCGGCATAGTGTGTCGGCGACACGACGTCCCGCATTACACGGCTTGTGCTCTGCATGATATCGATCGCGGGGAAATGGTTGCGCGCCGCCAGTTCGCGCGAGAGCACGATATGCCCATCGAGGATCGACCGCACCGCATCCGCCACCGGGTCGTTGAGATCGTCTCCGTCGACCAGCACGGTATACAGCCCCGTAATCGCCCCGCCGCTTTGTGCGGTACCGACCCGTTCGAGCAGCTTGGGCAAGACGGCGAACACCGATGGGGTGTACCCCTTGGTCGTCGGCGGCTCTCCGATGGCCAGTCCGACTTCGCGTTGGCTGTAGGCCAACCGTGACAGGGAATCCATCATCAGCAGGACTTGCTTGCCGCAGTCCCGAAAATATTCCGCAATGGCCGTCGCCACCAAGGCACCACGGATACGCACCAAGGGAGGCTGGTCCGACGTGGCCACTACGACCACCGAACATTCTCTGGTTTCGGGCGTCATATCCCGCTCCAGGAATTCCTTCACCTCACGGCCCCGCTCGCCGATCAAGGCAATGACGCGAACGTCCGCCCTCGTGTAACGGCTGATCATGCCGAGCAACACGCTCTTCCCCACGCCGGATCCGGCAAAGACCCCGATCTTTTGCCCCTGCCCGCAGGTCAGAAGCGAATTGATCGAGCGAATCCCCAAGTCGATCGGCTGTGTAATGCGGGTCCGATGCAACGGGTTCAACGGCACGGCATGGAGCGGATAGCGCAGATCCGAGCGCAACGGCGGAAGACCGTCGAGCGGATTCCCCAATCCATCCAGGATGCGGCCCAACACCTGCGGGCCGACCGGCACGGAGGCCGCGTGCCCTTTCATGACAACGCGGCTACCAGGCCCGATCCCCTGCATTTCCCCCAAAGGCATCAGCAGCACGCGTTCTTCACGAAATCCCACGACTTCGGCCATGACGGTCCCATGACCGTCTTCCCGGGTGATCTCACAGATTTCCCCGACGGAAGTGAACGGCCCGGAGGCCTCGATCACGATCCCGACCGCTTGCGCCACGCGTCCGGTAACGGAAAGCGGTTCGACCTGTTCTAGACGGTCACGCAGCTTCACCGGCTTCTCGCTTTCGAAGGGCTTCGCCTAAACGCAACAGTTGCGTATCCAAGGTCGCGTCGATCAGGAGACTGGCGGTTTGGACCATGCAGCCGCCCGGTGTCACAGACGGATCGCTCTCCAGCTTCACGGTCAGCAGCCCGTGGGGCGCCTGCGCGAGGGATGCCCGTATCGCTTCCAGATGGGGCAGATCAGACGGATGCACGCGGACACGGACCAAGCCGCTCTCATGAAGGTGCGACAGGGCTGTCTTCACTTGCGTCACGATCACTTCACGCTTCTCGGCCACAGCCTCGTGAATCACTTTCTGGGCGATCAGGAATGCCAGGGAAGCCACTTCCTCTTCCACCGTATCGACCAACCCACGCCACGTCTCTTCAAGCTTGCCGACCACGGAGGACACCAGCCCCTGTTCTCGTTGCCGCTGGCCGGCCACACGTTCCGTCACTTTCCGCTCGCCCTCCATGACACCGCGTTCGAAATCCGTCAGGCCGTCCTCGCCCACCGGCGAATTGCCTCGTCCGAAATCGGCCAACGGAACGGATCGCAGCTTGATATTGCCGGATCGGATCAGTGTGTTCTTCAGAACCGTATTTTCCTGGCGCAGGCGGTAGAGCTCGAGCAGCCGCGTGACCGTCAATTGCACGAAATCGTTCTGGAACGGCTTGCTCAGAAAATCCGACGCTCCGGCCTTCATCGCTCGCACAGCCGTCTCGACGTTCCCGTATCCGGTCATCACGATTCCGAGAATCCGCGAATCATATTCCAGGGCTTGCTGCAAAATCGTAATGCCGTCCGTTCCCGGCAGTTGGACATCCGTGATGAGAATCGCCACCGGTTCGCGACGCAATTGGGCCATCGCTTCTTGAGCATTCCCGGCGGTACAGACCAGATGTCCCGTGCTGCGCAACATTTCCGCGAGCAGATCACGAATCGCCTCCTCGTCGTCGACGACGAGGATCGCCCTGGGAGTCAGCTCTTTTTCCGGCACGCCGGAAAGGGCCGGATGCGCTTGAAATCCGGCCGACACGGTCCCCATTTACATCATCTCCTCTCCGCCGGCGCCGGCGATGACGATTCGTCCTTCCTCTTCCAGCTTGCGGCACACCTTGAGGATGTTCTGCTGGGATTTTTCCACGTCGGCTACCTTGACTGGCCCGCGCGTTTCCATATCCTCCTTGAGCATCTCGGCCGCACGGCTGGACATGTTTTTGAGAAACTTGTCCCGAATCTCCGGCGAAGACCCCCGCAAAGCGATCGGCAGATCCTCCTTGCTGATTTCTTTCATCAGCTCCTGCATGGCCCGATCTTCCAGCTTCACGAGGTCGTCGAAGACGAACATCAGGGCGCGAATGCTGTCGGCCAAGGCCTGATCACGCTCCGTAATCTTGGCCATGATCGAGCCTTCGGTGTTCTTGTCGAGGCGAGTCAGGATATCCGCCATCAGCTCAGGCCCGCCGACCGTCATGCTGGAAGTGCCGGTCGTGGCGGACAGGACTTCCTGCAGACTGTCACTCAACTCGGTCAAGACTTCCGGCTGTACTTCCTGCATCGTCGCCAATCGGATCGCCACGTCGTTCCGCAGCTGATCCGGCAGCAAACCCAGGACCGGACCGGCCTGCTCGGCCTCCATCTGCGCCAGGCAGACCGCAATCGTCTGCGGATGCTCCGCTCGCATCAGCTGGGCAACGGTTTTTGCGTCCACCCACTTCAGGGAATCGATGCCGGGATAGGTCTTCGTATTGAGGGAGTCCAGCATGCGGGTAGCCTTTTCGGGGCCGAGAGCCTTGATCAGGATGGCCTTCATGAACTCCTTGCCCTCGAACGCCACCTCACCGGAGGCGCTGGCCTTCTCGAATTCCGTAATCACGCTGTCTTCCTCTTCCTTCGTGATATTCGCCGTGTCGCGCATGTAGGTGCCGAGCTTGCGAATATCCCGCGGATCGAGCGACTTCATCACCACCGCGGCGGCTTCCTCCCCGATCGCCCTCAGGAGAATCGCCGCTTTCTGCTCACCGGTCAGTTGTTTGGCCATAGAGGGAGTCTGCCTATGCGTTATTCTTCAGCCATTGTTTCACGACGACGGCCGTGTTGGCGGGGTTGCTCTTGGCCATCTCCAGGATCTGGGCCGGTTGCTTGCCGACGATGGCGGCTTCCACCTGGCCCACCGAGGCCGGCAATGTCGGAGTCTCCGCCGGGATCGGCGGTGCCGCCGTAGCGGCCAGCATTCCCAAGAGCGGACGGACGACCATGAAGAGAATGAGCAAGAAGAGCACGCCACCGACCGCATACCGCACGTAGGGCATCCACATCTTCGTCGATTCAACCGCCGCTTCCACGCCGGGTCCGGCCGGTTCTTCGGATGCAAAGCCGAACTGCACGTTGACCACCTCGACCTGGTCTTGCCGCTCCGCAGAGTACCCCATGGCCTTCTTCACGATCTCCTCGAACCGCTTCATTTCCTCCTCGGTCCGCGGCACATACTTCTTCGGCGTCTCGGCGGCACCCTCGGCGGCCTTCGCGGCTTCATAACTGCCATCGACGAGTACTGCGACGGACAACTTCTTGATCGTTCCGGTCGGTTCGACGATGCGCGACACGGTCCGGCTGATCTCGTAGTTCACGGTCTCGTTCTTCGTCTGATTACTGTTCGAGCTGGTCTGGCCGCCCTCGCCTTCGGCGCCTCCCGGCACGTTCGATTCGACGCCGGGCACTCCGCCGGATGCGGCATTCACGCCGCTGGATTTCTCCTGCCCCCGCTGCTCGCTTCGCACCACCTGCCCGTTCGGGTCGAACCGCTCCTCGGTCGTTTCGATCTTGCGGAAATCCAAGACACTCGACACCCTCACGACGGCCTTGTTCAGGCCGACGATCTTTTCGAGCATCGTCTGGATACGGGATTCGATGTCCTTCTCGAGTGTGCGCTGGTATTCCAGCTGAGTCCCGGAGAGACCGGCCGTTTCATCGGTGGATACGTTCGAGAGCAAATTCCCATGCCCGTCGACGACGGTCACGTCACGCGCTTGAAGCCCTTCCACGCTGCTCGAGACGAGGTGAACCACACCCTGGATTTGCGCGCGGCTCAGAGATTGACTGGCCCGCAAGGCGATCACCACGGAGGCGCGGGGTCGATCCTGTTCCGTTGCAAAGAGCTTTCGTTCCGGCATCGCCAGGTGCACGCGCGCGCGCTCCACCTCCGGCATTTGCGCGATGGTTCTGGCCAATTCTCCCTGAAGCGCCCGTCGATAGTTGAGCTTTTGCACAAAGTCCGACATGCCCAGCGTCGACCGGTCGAAGATCTCATAGCCGACACCGCCGCCGTGCGGCAGTCCTTGGCTTGCCAATTCCAGCCTGAGGTCATGCACCTGCGCGTTCGGCACAAGGATGGTCGTGCCGCCGTTGGTGGTCTCATACGGCACCTTGCCGTCCTTGAGCTTGTCGATGATCGATGCCGCGTCATCCGTCGCCAGGTTGGCAAAGAGCACCTGCATGTCCGGCTGTTGGGTCCACAATGTGACGGCAATCAGACCGGCCACGGACCCGGCAAGGGCAAGGAGAATGATGAAGCGCTGGCTGATCGTGAATTGGCTGAAGTTCGGCAACATAGCGAGAACAATCCTTTAGTCCGGACGCCTGCGTACGGAGGGCCTGTCGTCAGATCTGCATGCGCTGAATTTCTTCGTAAGCGGAGATCAGCTTATTGCGCACCTGCATCATCAATTGAAACGACACGTCGGCCTGTTGCAAAGCGACCATCGTTTGGTGAATGTTCTGCGACTGCCCGGTCACCAAATCTTCAACCGCCTTGCTGGCGCCGCTTTGGGCCTGATTGATGGAACTGATCGCATCCTTGAGCGAGCCCATGAATTGCGAGGTGGCGCCCGGTTCCGCAGATTGTCCCGGAGCAAGAATGTCGGCGACGTCGGGCGGACGAGGCACGCTCATGCCCGTGAGTTTGAGGTCTGTCATGACTATTTCCCGATCTCCAGCGCGCGATTCCACATCGTACGCGCGGCGGTGATGGCTTGCACGTTGGCTTCATAGGCGCGGGAAGCGCCGATCATATTGACCATTTCCTCCATCACGTTCACATTGGGCATCTTGACGTAGCCGTTCTTGTCGGCGTCGGGATGGCGCGGGTCGTAGACCGTTTGTCCGGGCTTGGTGTCCTCAACCACGCGCGTCACCTTGACGCCGTCCAGCGCATGCGCACCGGGTCCCGACGCCGCCTGGCGCAGTGCGCGCTGAAAGGCCCCTCCCACAGGAGCGGATTGAAACACGACGTCGCGGCGCCGGTAGGGCCCGCCGGCGCTCGTCCTGGTCGATTGGGCGTTCGCCAGGTTGCTCGCAATGACGTTCAAACGGTGCCGTTGCGCATCCAGAGCCGACACCGACACAGCAAGACTATCGGTCATATCCATCGGTCACCTCGCGGTTGAAGCCCGGATTCCGGGCGTTAACGTCCTTCGCGGATCGCGGCCAACAACGACCGGAACCGCATGCTGATGATGGTTGCCGCCGTGTTGTACTGCATGGCGTTGTCTGACATCTTGGCCATTTCCAACTCGATGTTGACGGTATTCGCGTCAAGCGGCAGATCTCCCGCCCCGACTTCCTCAATCCGTCCCGTCACCCGTTGGAAGCCGTCACCCTTGGGTCCGATGTGGGTGGGATGAGTCGATACCAGCGTGATGGGAAGCTTGCCTCGCTGAGCCGAGGCTAACGCTTCTCCGAAGTTCAGCTCCGTGGCACGGTATCGGGGCGTCTCCTCGTTCGCGATATTCGCCGCGATAACCTTCTGCCGGGCCCCCCGGAGATCCAACGATCGCTCCAACAGATGCATCGTCTTGTCGATGATGTTCATCCGCTCCCCCCTTCCTGCAACAATACGGTGCAATCGGCATACCCGCCCCGTTCACCGAGCCTGCTGAAAACCCCCTCATCCGACAACCGGGCAAATGGATCCCCTGGGTAGTTTTCGCTGAAACCGGGCAATTTTTGCCGCCTATAGGCTTTAGGGCTTTTCTGCCGCCACTTGGTACCCCAGATCCCGATACTCGCGGAGTTTGTTCCGTAACGTACGGATGCTGATGCCCAGTTCTTTGGCCGCATGGGTCCGATTCTCTTTCACCCGTGCCAAGGTCTTGAAGATCAGGTCCCGTTCCATCTCCCAGAGCGAACCATGCGCAGACGAGGCCGGTACGGGCTCGACAACCTCCGGGTCCCTCGGCGGCACAGAGCCGTCTCCCCCCAGCAGATGCTCGACATCGACGACGCCACCGGAGGCCACGAGGATTGCGCGCTCCATGACGTTTTCCAGTTCGCGCACGTTACCCTTCCAGGTACGGCCCTGCAGCTCCCGGATGGCTCGCTCCGATAGTGTCGGCGCAGTCAGTCCATTACGCGCCGCCGAAGCTTTGAGAAAGTGGCGAGCCAGCAGTGGAATATCCCCCGTTCGCTCGCGCAGCGGCGGCACCGTCACGGGAAACACGTTCAACCGGTAAAACAAGTCCTCGCGGAACCGCCCCTGAGTGACCTCGTGATAAAGGGAGCGGTTGGTGGTGGCGATCACTCGAATGTTGACCGGGACCGGCTCGCGCCCGCCGATGCGATCGACTTCGCGCTCCTGGAGCACGCGCAGTAGCTTGGCCTGCAAACCGAGATTCATTTCGCTGATCTCGTCGAGAAACAGCGTTCCCGTATGGGCCATTTCGAATTTGCCGAGCTTGCGCTGAATCGCCCCGGTAAACGCGCCGCGTTCATGGCCGAAGAGTTCGCTCTCCAGGAGGCTGTCCGGAAGTGCCGCGCAGTTCAACGCCACGAAGGGGCGATGGGCACGCGGGCTCCGCGCATGGATGTAACGGGCCATCAGCTCCTTGCCGGTACCGCTCTCTCCGCTGATCAACACGGTGGCCTGGCTTGCAGCCACGCCTTCCAGCGTAGTCAGGAGCCGAATCATGCCGGGATCTTGCGTCAGGATGGCCCGCGCTTCCATCGTGACCGAGCCGGCCTGTTCATCGGGCACCGAACAAGCCTGCAGGTTCAGAATTACACGCTCGAGCAGGTCGGTGGAAAAAGGTTTGAGGATGTAGTCGTTCGCGCCGTATTTCATGGCCTCTACGGCCGTTTCCACGGTCCCGTAGGCGGTCATCAACACGATGGCGGTCTGGGGCGATTTCTGTTTGATCTCTTTGACCAGTTCCAACCCATTCATGCGCGGCATCTTCAGGTCGGTCACCACGAGCCAGGGTTTCAGACGCTCCACCTGCTCGAGAGCATCGGCCCCATCGATAGCCCCCTTCACCTGGAATCCCATGCGCCTGACCGTTTCAGACAGAGCCGTCCGCATAGAGGGTTCATCGTCGACGATCAACACTAAGCGGCTCTCCTCGCCGGACGATCCAGGGCCTTGAATGCCTTGATTGACGCTCATTCCTCATTCTCCTCTTCCGCCGATACCGGATCTGCAACCAACAAGTGTTGATAAGGGCTCTTGTCACCATGAGAGGTAGGCCGGCTGTCTCCTTGGACTGGTCCTTTGGGGAGGACGATAATGAAGGTCGTGCCTTGACCTGCGACACTTTCCACATCGATTCGTCCGTGATGCGCCTCGATCAGGGCATGCACGATGGCAAGGCCCAAACCAGTGCCGTGATCCTTCGTCGTAAAGAACGGGTCGAACACCCGCGAGAGGTGCTCCGGCGCAATCCCGCAGCCGGTATCGCTGACCGTCACCTGCACTTCGGATAGATCCGCGGATTCCGCCCGTTGGAGCGTCACCCCAATCGTCAAGGTGCCCCCAGTCGGCATGGCCTGCACCGCATTCAACACAAGATTTAACAAGACCTGCTTCATCTTGGCCGCATCGCACCAAAGCTGCGGCACGAGCGGATCCAGATGAAATCGTACTTCGATCGGCGCGGTCGAGATCGCGTGGGCCGCCAGCGTCAACACGTCGACGATCAACGGCTCGGTATCGTGCCAAGCGGCTTTCGAACAATCCGGCCTCGTATAGACAAGGAGATTGGATAACAGACGATCCATGGATTGGACTGCGACGGAGATGTGCTCGGCATATGCCCGAAGGTGAGGAAATTCCCGAAGGTCCTTGCGAAGCATCGAGGCGAACAGTTCCACGCTTCCCAGGGGGTTTCGAATCTCATGGGCGATACAGCCCACCATCTGGCCCATGGCTTCCAAGCGGTTTCGTCGCTGGAGTCGTTCCTCCAGCTGACGGATGCGAGTGACGTCGTGAATGAGGACCAGGCGACCGATAGAGGCACCGGATGCGTCGGTCAAGTCGGTCTGGGAAAGCGCAATCGCCACACCGTTGGGGAGGATCATCGGGTAGGCGCGATGGTCCTTCGTGATCTCGTGCAGGACTTCCGTGGCGGTCCTTCCACGAAGCCGCTCCTGCGGGATGCTCAACAACCGTTCGGCCGACTGGTTACACCGCACGATGATATCGCCGCGGTCCGCGACAATGACGCCGGTATCGAGAGACTCCAGCACGGCGGTCACATGGGCGCGCATTTCCTCGGTCTCGCGCAGATGCTCGCGCAGACTGGCGTTCGTCTGCGCCAACTCCAAATCCATCTGGTGTAGCCGTGTCGTGAGTGCGGCGTAGGATTGCTGCAGGACCGTCGCGGCCTGATCGAAGTCATGGAAGGCCCGGGTAAGGAGCTCGCTCTGGCCTTGCT from Nitrospiraceae bacterium includes:
- the fliF gene encoding flagellar M-ring protein FliF, translated to MLPNFSQFTISQRFIILLALAGSVAGLIAVTLWTQQPDMQVLFANLATDDAASIIDKLKDGKVPYETTNGGTTILVPNAQVHDLRLELASQGLPHGGGVGYEIFDRSTLGMSDFVQKLNYRRALQGELARTIAQMPEVERARVHLAMPERKLFATEQDRPRASVVIALRASQSLSRAQIQGVVHLVSSSVEGLQARDVTVVDGHGNLLSNVSTDETAGLSGTQLEYQRTLEKDIESRIQTMLEKIVGLNKAVVRVSSVLDFRKIETTEERFDPNGQVVRSEQRGQEKSSGVNAASGGVPGVESNVPGGAEGEGGQTSSNSNQTKNETVNYEISRTVSRIVEPTGTIKKLSVAVLVDGSYEAAKAAEGAAETPKKYVPRTEEEMKRFEEIVKKAMGYSAERQDQVEVVNVQFGFASEEPAGPGVEAAVESTKMWMPYVRYAVGGVLFLLILFMVVRPLLGMLAATAAPPIPAETPTLPASVGQVEAAIVGKQPAQILEMAKSNPANTAVVVKQWLKNNA
- a CDS encoding response regulator: MGTVSAGFQAHPALSGVPEKELTPRAILVVDDEEAIRDLLAEMLRSTGHLVCTAGNAQEAMAQLRREPVAILITDVQLPGTDGITILQQALEYDSRILGIVMTGYGNVETAVRAMKAGASDFLSKPFQNDFVQLTVTRLLELYRLRQENTVLKNTLIRSGNIKLRSVPLADFGRGNSPVGEDGLTDFERGVMEGERKVTERVAGQRQREQGLVSSVVGKLEETWRGLVDTVEEEVASLAFLIAQKVIHEAVAEKREVIVTQVKTALSHLHESGLVRVRVHPSDLPHLEAIRASLAQAPHGLLTVKLESDPSVTPGGCMVQTASLLIDATLDTQLLRLGEALRKREAGEAA
- the fliE gene encoding flagellar hook-basal body complex protein FliE, which encodes MTDLKLTGMSVPRPPDVADILAPGQSAEPGATSQFMGSLKDAISSINQAQSGASKAVEDLVTGQSQNIHQTMVALQQADVSFQLMMQVRNKLISAYEEIQRMQI
- the flgB gene encoding flagellar basal body rod protein FlgB, with the translated sequence MNIIDKTMHLLERSLDLRGARQKVIAANIANEETPRYRATELNFGEALASAQRGKLPITLVSTHPTHIGPKGDGFQRVTGRIEEVGAGDLPLDANTVNIELEMAKMSDNAMQYNTAATIISMRFRSLLAAIREGR
- the flgC gene encoding flagellar basal body rod protein FlgC is translated as MDMTDSLAVSVSALDAQRHRLNVIASNLANAQSTRTSAGGPYRRRDVVFQSAPVGGAFQRALRQAASGPGAHALDGVKVTRVVEDTKPGQTVYDPRHPDADKNGYVKMPNVNVMEEMVNMIGASRAYEANVQAITAARTMWNRALEIGK
- a CDS encoding PAS domain-containing protein, whose translation is MTAFLPIPQQGQSELLTRAFHDFDQAATVLQQSYAALTTRLHQMDLELAQTNASLREHLRETEEMRAHVTAVLESLDTGVIVADRGDIIVRCNQSAERLLSIPQERLRGRTATEVLHEITKDHRAYPMILPNGVAIALSQTDLTDASGASIGRLVLIHDVTRIRQLEERLQRRNRLEAMGQMVGCIAHEIRNPLGSVELFASMLRKDLREFPHLRAYAEHISVAVQSMDRLLSNLLVYTRPDCSKAAWHDTEPLIVDVLTLAAHAISTAPIEVRFHLDPLVPQLWCDAAKMKQVLLNLVLNAVQAMPTGGTLTIGVTLQRAESADLSEVQVTVSDTGCGIAPEHLSRVFDPFFTTKDHGTGLGLAIVHALIEAHHGRIDVESVAGQGTTFIIVLPKGPVQGDSRPTSHGDKSPYQHLLVADPVSAEEENEE
- the fliG gene encoding flagellar motor switch protein FliG, whose product is MAKQLTGEQKAAILLRAIGEEAAAVVMKSLDPRDIRKLGTYMRDTANITKEEEDSVITEFEKASASGEVAFEGKEFMKAILIKALGPEKATRMLDSLNTKTYPGIDSLKWVDAKTVAQLMRAEHPQTIAVCLAQMEAEQAGPVLGLLPDQLRNDVAIRLATMQEVQPEVLTELSDSLQEVLSATTGTSSMTVGGPELMADILTRLDKNTEGSIMAKITERDQALADSIRALMFVFDDLVKLEDRAMQELMKEISKEDLPIALRGSSPEIRDKFLKNMSSRAAEMLKEDMETRGPVKVADVEKSQQNILKVCRKLEEEGRIVIAGAGGEEMM
- a CDS encoding sigma-54-dependent Fis family transcriptional regulator; this translates as MSVNQGIQGPGSSGEESRLVLIVDDEPSMRTALSETVRRMGFQVKGAIDGADALEQVERLKPWLVVTDLKMPRMNGLELVKEIKQKSPQTAIVLMTAYGTVETAVEAMKYGANDYILKPFSTDLLERVILNLQACSVPDEQAGSVTMEARAILTQDPGMIRLLTTLEGVAASQATVLISGESGTGKELMARYIHARSPRAHRPFVALNCAALPDSLLESELFGHERGAFTGAIQRKLGKFEMAHTGTLFLDEISEMNLGLQAKLLRVLQEREVDRIGGREPVPVNIRVIATTNRSLYHEVTQGRFREDLFYRLNVFPVTVPPLRERTGDIPLLARHFLKASAARNGLTAPTLSERAIRELQGRTWKGNVRELENVMERAILVASGGVVDVEHLLGGDGSVPPRDPEVVEPVPASSAHGSLWEMERDLIFKTLARVKENRTHAAKELGISIRTLRNKLREYRDLGYQVAAEKP
- a CDS encoding FliI/YscN family ATPase: MKLRDRLEQVEPLSVTGRVAQAVGIVIEASGPFTSVGEICEITREDGHGTVMAEVVGFREERVLLMPLGEMQGIGPGSRVVMKGHAASVPVGPQVLGRILDGLGNPLDGLPPLRSDLRYPLHAVPLNPLHRTRITQPIDLGIRSINSLLTCGQGQKIGVFAGSGVGKSVLLGMISRYTRADVRVIALIGERGREVKEFLERDMTPETRECSVVVVATSDQPPLVRIRGALVATAIAEYFRDCGKQVLLMMDSLSRLAYSQREVGLAIGEPPTTKGYTPSVFAVLPKLLERVGTAQSGGAITGLYTVLVDGDDLNDPVADAVRSILDGHIVLSRELAARNHFPAIDIMQSTSRVMRDVVSPTHYAAARLVVERTALYRRSEDLITLGAYKPGTSKELDKAVAAHDDITQFLRQEIQQPVGYAKSVEELLQLAQKIQ
- a CDS encoding flagellar FliJ family protein, encoding MKVDVLRAYALQVEQVAKLELAELAEALRTAEEHVALQGRRADEAAERYLSQARSGSTVDELSGRLGDMDASLSAKAAAEQARAVMHGRWMTKRDEVLEASRYRKKLDILHERALRDLRRRIDQADQRLIDDRSWGRKAAR